The Cicer arietinum cultivar CDC Frontier isolate Library 1 chromosome 1, Cicar.CDCFrontier_v2.0, whole genome shotgun sequence genome contains the following window.
AGCGGCTATAGTGACACAATTGCGATATCACAGCACAATTTAGAAAAACAGCTATTTTATGCAATCCATGATTGAAAAAGTTGTCACTTATTATTACTCACGCTCCAATGATTATCACCAGAAAAAGGGCATGATCTTGTGAGTTATTGGCTGCATAATGGTAAATCAGGGGTTTGTCATGCAACAATATATCTTGTGAGATATAGCGGCGCTATTGCATCATAAaatagcagaatttgaacaaactgttATTTTCCATGACCTGCACAATTTACAATATTGTGTCTCTTATTATTACTCATGTTGTGCCATTGAAGAGCTCCTGCAAAAATGCACGATCTTGTAAGTTAATGGCTGTATAATGGTAAATTAGgggtttgtcatgcaattttaTATCTGATTCTGGGCTTATGAACAGGGAGTGGATATTCTACTTGCTTTATTGGAAAATCCCATTCTGGTATCTGCCTCAAACTCTTTGAAGGCAACCCCAGTGAGGAAATTCTCAGTTCCTGACGACTCTAGTCCAGAGAGTTCAAAATGGATTTATTTATTCCAAAGAGAATATGCTACTGTTGATCCAGCATTTGTCGATGTATGCAACTTTTTTGACCCTTTGTAATGTCTTTAAGCTTATATATCTATTATTTgaaaagtaaatattttatttttaatgatatataaGACATGGTGCATGTTAAGCTGTATATTTAGTTTTATGTTGGTCTGTACTTTATTGTAGCATATAACTAATAATCATTTCCATTAAGGAACCTCATACTTGATTGGACTGTAAGTAACATAACCTGTGGagtttctttttcctttttgtcttcgtttttgttttgttagaGAAACTTATACAAAAAGTATGAGCAAAAGCTGAGGAGACTCTTTAAAATATGAtgttttaaatcattttctaaCTACCAAATTAAATCCATAACTCCATGCGGTtactgttttaattatttaagcaAGTTGGCAAATATACCAGTAAGTTGATAGTTTTACATTTCAAATTCAATCAGTTGTATTTATCTGCTATTTTTTCTTCTCGTTCCATGCATCAATAGTTTGTTGGCACTGATGAAGCGACAACATGCGTAGGAGTTGCTATTCGGAACCTAGAGAATGGAATGTAAGGATTGAGAATTAGTTCATATATAGACAAAAAGTCCACTGTATATCAAGTTTTACAGATTCTTCCACTGGTTGTTCAATTACCTAttctatcatttttaatttgatacttCAGGATATCGGTTGCGCATATGGATTCACCGAAGATTGTAGAAATGGGCCTCTCTCAAATGCTATCATTACTCGTTGATGACAGTTTGGAGACTGAGTTTGATGTGCTTTTCAGTTTCTTTGTTTCTCTACTTTCTATAGAGATTTCTTGCCATTTGGTTGTTTGATTGCACTTTTTTGTCTAACATATTTTCTTATGTAAATCTTTGCTTTATTAAAATTGTAGGTACATTTAATTGGTGGTTTTGAAGAAGTTTCACCACAAGTCTGGCTAGGGTCTTCTGCTTTGATCgtgaatttttaatttgtagttTCCGCTCAGAGACTGAATGATTGAAGTTGAATCTGTTATGACCTTTTGTGCAGCATGCGAATGGTAGCGTTGTGTCGGAAAGTGATGAAGATTTGGATGGTTATTCCTTTCCTCTGTGCTCAAAGATTGTTCACACTTTATGGTCAAGAGAGGAGAAGTTTCATATCCGAACTACTTGTGTTCTTGGACATAATACCAAAAGGGATTGTGATGAAAACACTTATCCTATTTTTAATGGATTTGTGGTTAGTTTTTGCTTTTAAATATTCTCATTTCAGCTTGTTTATTTACAATATATGATAagcctcttttttttttttttttaatgacaaatGTTACTTAATTAGTATAGTTAGTATTTTGATCAGAGTGGGGATCAAACTCATGACCTCCTAATCACTCAACTCCCCTCCTCAGCCACCAAGCCAACCTTATATCCCTTAATATGTGATAAACCTCTTACTTTCCATCTCTACAAAACATATATACTTATTAAGGAATTATAGGTTCGAACACTCAGGGTTggagaagaaagaaaagagagaaatattGGCCACTGAATTGATAGCATTGTTACATTACCTTAAGTTAATACTAGTATTAGCAATAATTACGTATAAGCCTGAGCCTACTAACAATAATACTAATTAcctttttttttgacaaaataagaCCAATTATCCTAAAAACCAAATAGCCCTTATATATTAATATGGAAAAAGCTCATAAATTGTTTCCTTGATCAGATAATTAATTATTCCAGAATATCTTATAAACAAGTTAATTGAATCATCTGCTAAATATGATATACCTATAAACAAGTTTAGCATTATCATAATTCATCAACGAAAATCTTCACTTTGATCCTTCATTTcttaaattaatgtaatatcAATAGACAACTTTAGTGATCTACACATCACCACACATTTCTTTCTACCACAAGTGAATCTGTTTGGATGTATTTGTTAATAACATATTACTTTCTACACACAAAAATTTGAGCTGTATCAAAACAAAACTTATACGTTCAAAATCCATTTTGAAACTTGATAACCATTTAGTGGTACCATTACAGGAATCAGGAATTCAAACCTCTTGTTAGAACAGTTACAGAACATTATCTTATCTGTATTATAAAATTCTTTACATatagagctgtcaaaaaagcCCCCAACTACTAGGCTcccttaatttttttcttattaaactCTTAATATTAGGCCccctataaaaataatttttttaaaatcttggcccattatttcatgggACTTAAGAGAAGGGGCTCAGGGGGCTTATAGGCCCCCaccaatattttgataatattgagatattttcttgaaaaatttttgaaatttatttttttcgaaaaaaataaaaaaatatttttttttctcaaaaaattgtgagaaaaataaataaaaaattctcgaAAAAAATCGATCTTTTTtctccaataaaaaaaatttaaaaaaaaaaatcgaatttattttatcggtgaaaaatcaaaaaaagttatttctcaaaaaaaattattaaaatttttttaaaaaaaaaatcgattttttttacgTGGGCCTATAGGCCCACTAAGCCCCCAAAATTTTAGGGGGCTGGGGCTTACTTTTTgggggccttttaaattataaaacttttttgcccctccaacatgtgggctggggccaataattagggagcttgtcaaattgacagctctataTACACATATAGCATGGTAAAAGCTCTTAAAGAGTAACATAAAACATATTTGGATTCCATGGTTTGGAAAAAACTGTCATAGTCTCTTTTGGTGCAATAGTCACGTTGATTCGCAAACCATTAAAtgaaattctaatttattacatcTTATTCACCATTTCAGGTGGAGACTGCATCCGGAACTGTCATCCCAGCATGTTTTGATAGAAGTTCTAGATGCCCAGATGAAATTGTCAGAAGAATACGAGTTTCTGTATCTTATGAAGATACTAGTTTGAATGGAAAGTTGCTAGAGACATATGAGACTAACACTGACTGCTTTAAAATTGCTCCTTGTTGCTGGTAACAGTTTTTCATGAATTGTTAGTCAAACCCTACATTGCAAAAATGCTTATGAGCACAATGATGAAATAATATTGAATAATGGAAAAAGTTCCTTTAAAGTGAGATTTCCCTTAAGAGAGCATGCTATTGTTTATCAATCTAAAGTAACCATGCAAGTATGCTGTATGTTCCCTTAAATGAAAGATGGATACACCTTGTTCAATACAAGGGGTATATttgaattgacttatttgagcttatctaCTTGCATAAACACttgtaatataattttagagagctcatgaaaacaacttatgacatgtcTATAAGTTGTCTTCAActtatttccataagctctttaggatagcttatgaaaacaaccTATAGATTACATGAAAGTTGTTTGACTTTATTtaatcttttgttatagaaataatttatacataCGCACTTATATGATAAGCGCTTATGCTATAAGCACTTAGTTAAGTTGTTTATCCCAATAGAGCCAAAGTCACTTTAAAGGAGCCTTATCCAATAATAAATTGGGCTAGGCCATGAATATTGGTCAAAATTGTTTTCTTCGAGTGTATGATATCTTTGTCCTTGTTTATGATCTTATGTATTGATGCACGAAATCCTTTTTTATATTCTGTTATACTGAAGCTTCTTGGCCACATCTTATTTAGGACACTGAGGCAATATCAGATTGCTTCGGCACTTCAGCATTATTCTGATTCAGAAATTCTTTCAATCTGTTCCACCTCACCTACTGCTGAGGGCCCAGATTTTGTGGACAACTTAAGAAGGTAAAACTTCGATTGGTTTTGATTTGTGCTATCTGATTTAAAAGTTCTGTCTTTGAAGTGATTGATAACAAAGTTTTTagcattattaatttatgtttttgtaaaTAATCCATTGTATATGACTATATATGTTCCAAGGGTAATGTTCTACCAAGACAAGCTAGCATATCCAATTATCAGTCAAATTTAAACTTGTATttctttgaaagaaaaaaatatgtatgCTTGTTGCAGTAAGTTGTTAGGTTGGTTTCCCATAAATGCTCTAATTTCAACCATAAAGCTTCATATCcttctatttattttccttAGTTATTTCTCATTTTCTAAGGAACATTGAAAGAGTTTTAAGCAACAGGTACCGAGTTCGAACTCTGGAAGCTAATAAAACTACTATCTTACTAATATTTATCTATCCAAAAAAGTggtaattttgtaattaaaggTAAAAAACATGGAATGAAAATAGATATTAACCATACGGGCACTAAATTCTTCTCAAACCATTACATATTTTCTGGATGTGATTTTCTTCTTTGATATGGCACAAGCCTGGGATTTTCTCAAACCATTACATATGGCACAAGCCTGGGAGTTTTTGCAAGATTATAATCATTTTCTCCTTTCTAAGAATATCTGACTGCCTAGTAACACTCTTTAAACTCTTTTTTCCTCACTCAGTATCTCATTTGGTGAAATTCAATTGAGTACCACCACTTTATATGGGACCCATTTCCAAAGTAGTAGGACCCACATGAGCTTCATTCAATAAGAGAGTGAGTGTTGGAAAGAGAGTATTAGAGAGAGTGCTACTAGTATTACTATAAACTGATATCTAAGTCTAAACTTATGTATTGCCCATTGTTTTCTTGAACTTCATATTTATACGAAAATCACATGAAATATGACACAACCTTTCCCATCTTCAGGCAGTGGAACTACTTGATTGAGCATCCACACTGGACAGAAACCTTTCCCAAGAAGCAGCCTCGGGCTTTTTCAAGGAGTGCTGATCGAAGCTGGAAAAGGTGTTGCTGACATTTTGTTGTTACTTGGCTGACTTTATTTAAGGCATCATATTTTGCAGCTACATTACATTACTCTAGACATGATATTTATCTCAAAAGGGGCATTTGCTCACATGCTATTGCTATCCAGTAGTATGTATCAGATTAATATGCTGAAACTACACTTTAGACCAATTGGAAACCGCAGAGCTTAAATGAACTAATGTAAAGTTTGCCTGAACATTTGAAGTTATAATTTGATGATAGTAGTTATGATAAGAACGCattgaaatatttaaagatCTTATTAAGAGCATGTTGTAAAAGTGGTTCCAATATTCAGTCAACAACCCTGCCAACCGAGAGTGAGATGGTTCCCTACAATTTCAGCGCCACTTTAGGAGTTCGcagtattaaattaaaatttattcataGCAAAACTCAAATGCTCTTTCTCACAAGTTGTAACACCCCATTTCTCGAAGAACTCGCTTGCATGTTAGTACTTTGAATGCCATTACACCCGCTTGATAGTTTAGGATATCTATTTTGTTGGATAGAAGGGATTCTAGAATCTAGAAGGGTCGCTAAAAGCCTTTACCTTCTGAACAAGTAAGCAAAAATGTGACCATGTTGGTCAATTTCGCCAAGTGAATCTGGTTTGATTTTAGCGGTGCTAAACTTCTCTTATTGCATGAAATTTGCTCCAAGTAATGTTGAAATTTGCTTAGCGAGACAAAAGTGAAAATGAGTGAAAAAGATAGGCCGTCTCTTAGGGAACTATAGTCTGACTTATTTATggtctggtctgacctatttaataaaaatgttaagttcatgctatttttaaagtctatttatttaaataagtcagactcagacttctaaaaaaacctattagactgacctatatatattttattatttattaatgttattttattattattattatttattaataatattattttctattttaaaatctatcaattaggcaatcactaaGTAGTCATTCtatattcggtagtcgttcaattaggcaatcactcagtagtcgttccatatttgtttgagaggtaataatcggtgcgtttgtttcaagaaaaaatctaatcattttttagggtttaaagggtatttgtttcagatttttttaaaaatcattttgttaaaaaaattattttttgtttaatatatatagatatgtacattgatattagTATGTGTAAAGCATCATGTAAGTTGGTATGAATAAAGCATGTAACTTGATATGTGtataaaaactaattattaattcattttgttttttttttcttggaaGGTTGTTGCACTGTATacttgttagttattattttattagatttgattataattttattagtttcctTTTTATATAAAGGCATAgtttaatctatttaaaaagaatgtaaaataaaacatttaaatgttttaatgtgaataaaacTTTTCAATAGGCTTTCTGGCCAGAccataattataaaatgactAGGTCATGCTggaaaaaaaaacctatgataggccgtaggccatacttaggcctaaaaaatcaATTGTAGGGCAGGCTCAGGCCTTTTAAAGTCTGGTATGACCTATTCCTACCCCTAATGAGTGGAAACCACATGTCAGCAAAAAAAGTCACCATTTTTTCACCATCTCTCTCCCTCCCTTGTCAAAACTCTAGCTAAATCACAACCATAAGTATCTCTTGGTCTTTTTCATCAGTATTGTCACCATTCTGTTAGTTTCGACTCAGAGTCAACTTTACTGTTGTGCTATTGAAATTCCAATACGAATGAAGGCCTTACTCTGACGATTGGAGGTCATTTGGGTACATTTTTCCCTTACATATATCTATTTGTATGCATGTTAGAGTAAGGATTACTCTAACTCCATTATGTTGCTATTATTGAACTCTTGTTAAAATATAGGTCGTTTTAGTATAGATTGGGTATCGTCTAAGTTACTTAGAAATCAACCTCTAAATAATCTCAATAACCTTAGGGTTGTGTTTTAAGTAAACTTTAGAGTTAGTCTATAGTGTAGTTGTGTCTATGGCGAAAAATTTCGATGTTGAAACATATCTATTGTGTTGTTTGTTTGAGTGCAATTGCTCGTAGACATTCAAGAAAGCAAAGAGGTTGCAAGAAGGAAACTCTTGTTCGTTTTATCTACAACTAAGGTAGGGGCAATATTTTGTGTTCACCGAGGTTGTCTTCATTGAGATGGTTCGAGTAATATTACTATAAAGTAATGTGTAGAGGTCTAACAATTTTACTAGATATGAATAGTTAAAACGTTCATCTGAT
Protein-coding sequences here:
- the LOC101504861 gene encoding protein N-terminal asparagine amidohydrolase isoform X2, producing MHDLGVDILLALLENPILVSASNSLKATPVRKFSVPDDSSPESSKWIYLFQREYATVDPAFVDFVGTDEATTCVGVAIRNLENGMISVAHMDSPKIVEMGLSQMLSLLVDDSLETEFDVHLIGGFEEVSPQHANGSVVSESDEDLDGYSFPLCSKIVHTLWSREEKFHIRTTCVLGHNTKRDCDENTYPIFNGFVVETASGTVIPACFDRSSRCPDEIVRRIRVSVSYEDTSLNGKLLETYETNTDCFKIAPCCWTLRQYQIASALQHYSDSEILSICSTSPTAEGPDFVDNLRRQWNYLIEHPHWTETFPKKQPRAFSRSADRSWKRCC
- the LOC101504861 gene encoding protein N-terminal asparagine amidohydrolase isoform X1, whose protein sequence is MILIDGVPFSKHSSSTSQGVDILLALLENPILVSASNSLKATPVRKFSVPDDSSPESSKWIYLFQREYATVDPAFVDFVGTDEATTCVGVAIRNLENGMISVAHMDSPKIVEMGLSQMLSLLVDDSLETEFDVHLIGGFEEVSPQHANGSVVSESDEDLDGYSFPLCSKIVHTLWSREEKFHIRTTCVLGHNTKRDCDENTYPIFNGFVVETASGTVIPACFDRSSRCPDEIVRRIRVSVSYEDTSLNGKLLETYETNTDCFKIAPCCWTLRQYQIASALQHYSDSEILSICSTSPTAEGPDFVDNLRRQWNYLIEHPHWTETFPKKQPRAFSRSADRSWKRCC